The Novibacillus thermophilus genome segment ACAGCCTTTTGCCTGCTTGTCGTGCGGCAATGGTTTCCCGAAACGATGAACGACGGGGTGTACACGTTAATCGTCCTCATACTGGGAATCGGGTGGTCGCTCGTTTTTGCCTGGATGGTGACCACCTACCTTCTCATCCGCCCTTTACGGAAACTGCAAGAGACTGTCAACCGCGGTTCGACCGGCAATCTAACAGAGCGTTACGACGGGGATGAGAACAATGAATTCGGTCAGCTGGGGAAAAATTTTAATGAGATGATGGATTCCTTCAGCAACATTGTAGAGAGCATCCATGAGCATTTTACCGAAACAGCCGACAACGTCGCCCGCCTGACGGAAAACGCGAAACAGACGGCCGAATCTACCGGGTACATGCAACAGACGATTGAGGAAATATCAAAAGGAGCAGAAAGACAGGCTGAAGCCAGTCAAGTCACCGCCCAGTCAATGGAAGAGATACACCGCCAGGGGGAACGCATCACAGCCCACACCCGTCATTCCTCCGAATTATCCCGTGGCATGTATGACAGTTTGGAGCGCAACGCACGCGTAGTGAAGGCGTTAGTGGAAGGAATGCGCACCATCGCCAAGGAAAGCGACGTCTCGATCCAGACTGTGAAAGACCTCGAAAACAGAGCAAAAGACATCGGCCGAATAACGAGAACGGTGGATGAGATAGCGAGGCAGACGCAGCTTCTCGCCTTAAATGCCTCTATTGAAGCAGAGCGGGCGGGAGAGCATGGTCACGGTTTCGCCGTGGTGGCGACAGAAGTGAGAAAGCTGGCAAACGAAAGTCAGGAAGCGGTAAAACAAGTACGCAGCTTGATTAACGAAATGCAAGAAAAGACGAGTCGTGTCGTTGAACAGATTACAATGCAGGCCGACTCTGCTGTTGAAGAAGCTTCCCGGGGGGAAGAAGCCGAGGCGGCGTTGGAAGATGTGACGCACTCTGTTCAGCAAGTAATGGAAGCGATCCAGTCCATCGCTCAAGAAGTTGAGACTCAGCAACAGAGTGTACAAAAAACGCTTGACGAAGCGGAGAACGTAGCAGCTGTATCAGAAGAAACGTCAGCGGGCGCCCAGGAGATGGCAGCCTCTTCCGAGGAGCAGCTGTCGCGGGTAAAAGAAATTGGAAACATGGCATCGTCTCTCGCTTCCGCTGTGGACAGGCTTCAGCACGTGATCAGCCGTTTCAAATGGCAAGCCGACCGTGATTAACCGTGACAAGTCGCGAATCTGTCAAACAACGTTCAACAAACGTTCATTGTATGATGCCGGTGCCTCGTATACATTTAAATTGAGCACAGGCGCCTGTGTCTCAGCACGGCCGTTACATTACATAAACTTTAGAGGAGGTCGTCACGTTGTATCGGTTACGGTGGTTTCTCGGCTTGGTCGCGGTTGTTTTACTGTTCGTCGCTGGTTGCTCCAGTGATTCGGGGGAAACGAGTGACGACGCCGAAAGTGCAGAAGACAATACGGGTGCAGCAGCTACGGCCAACGCAGAAGAAATTTATAGCGGGAATTGTGCTTCGTGTCACGGAGGGAATCTGGAAGGCGGCATGGGACCGAGTTTGGAAACGGTCGGGGCTAACATGTCTGAATCAGAAATTGCCGATGTGATTCAAAACGGCAGGGGCCAGATGCCAGCGATGTCACAACTTCAAGACGACGAAGTGCAAGAGTTAGCCAGTTGGCTGGCTGAAAAGAAATAGTCTTCCCGCTGTCGTGCCGGTCATGCGAAAAGGGGTACCTCCCTTCGCATGACCGTTTTTTCTTGACAGTGCCGGCAGTTCTACCAAGGTCTCATCGGGAGAGCGCCTGGTGCGGGGTTTAGAATCATGTCGGATAACGGCATCGCGTAGGCGATCATCGACAGAGCGACAGACACGCCGATCCACACCGACCAGCGCTCTAAAATGCGTGGCGGTTCGGTCGCCTTTTCGTACACCACACCGATGGGGAACTCGGCCGGCTGGTCGGTTTTCGGCGCGAAGAACCACAAGTGGATAAAGATGTATACCGCCATTAAAATGGCAATAAAGAGGAAAATGCCGCCGACACCGATCAGTTGTAAGTAAGGCGTCCAGGACGATACGACTTCGTGGTCGGCGTAAGTGGAGAAGCTGGTGCGCCGCGGCGCCCCCATCAGGCCGACAATGTGCATCGTGCCCGACATGAGCAACATGCCGACCGTCTACGTCACGGTCTGTATAATGCCCAACCGGTTCAAGCCTGGCGTCAATTTACGGTTGCGCATAATGGGGATCATCCAGTACAAAGCAGCGAAATACGTGAGTCCGACGGTAGATGCCAGCGTCATGTGGAAATGGCCGGTGATAAACCACGTATTGTGTACAAGCTGGTTTAATTGATAACTCGCCTGAACGACTCCTCCAGCTCCGCCGACAATGAAGATGGCCATGGCCACAAACGGTGTGAAAAACCGGACATCTTTCCAGGGCAACTTTTTCACCCAGCCGAACAACCCTTTGGCCCCTTTGTCGCGTCCCGTCATTTCAAATGTCGCCAATATGGAAAAAGCGGTGATCAGCGTTGGGACGACAACGGCCATCGTCAACGTCACTTGGAGGTACTTCCAGAACGATTCGACACCTGGGTCGTTGAGTTGATGGTGAAGGCCCACCGGAATGGAAAACAGGATGAACAGAATAAACGTCAAGCGGGGGAGAGAGCTGCTGAAGATTTTTCCTCCGATTATTTGCGGGATGTTGACGTACCAGTAAATGTACGCCGGCAACAACCAGAAGTACACGAGGGCATGCCCGAAGTACCAGAAAAGGGTGCGGCTGAGCGAGACGTTGACGCGGTCGACCCAGCCAAACGCCCACGGAATCAACTGCACGACGACTTCTATCGCCACAAAGAGGCTGGCGTGCAACCACAAAATGACAATCGCCAGCGCCATGTAGGCGAAGAGCGGCGAATGTTCCCCTTTGTTTTTTTTCCGCCAACGGATGTAGTTTAAGATGACAACGACGGAAGCGAGCCAGCTGCCCACGACTAAAAGGGCCAGACCGACGTAAAACCAGGGGGCGGCGTGAAGGGGCGGATAAAACGTGTACAGGACGCTGGCGTCGTTCGTTAAAATGTGCACGAGGGCGAGAACGGTGCCTAAGGTCATCATGCCATACCCGATCCACGCCAATGTGCGTGACGATTGGATCAATTGACCATCCAGTGTGCGGGCGAGACCGGCGTACAAATAAGCGAATATGAAAAATGTCGTAAAGACTAGCGCCAGAAGCACTCCGTGCACCGTCAACATTTGGTAGTAGTTGATCCCTCCAGGGAGCTGGACCCATCCGGCCCTTTCGACGACCTGGAGCAATCCTGCGACAGCCCCGATTAGAAGGGCTCCCACTGCGATTCCCACATGAGCTAAAATCAGGTGCCGATCTCGCGGGTCAAAACGATGTTTCGCCAATGTGTCACCCGTTTCGCGTGCTGTTGTACTTTCTGACACGGATATCACTCTCCTGTCACGTGAATTCTTCCTTGCATGAGATGGTGACCGGAACCGCAGTACTCGTGGCAAAGGACCAAATACTCTCCTGGTTCTTTAAACGTGAAGGTTTGCTCTGTAACGTGCCCAGGCTCTACCATCATGTTCACTGTCGTTCCGGGAATATAAAATCCGTGGACGACATCTTTGCTTGTCATTTGAAAATGTACTTTTGTTCCTGTCGGCACAGTCACTTCCATTGGATCGTAACCGAAAACGTACGACACGGATGTAAGGACGTACTCGTTGGAACCGATCTGTCGAAGTCAGGGACGGTCAAAAGGCGGGGATTCCGTCACTTTTTCTGGCTCAATCGTCTTTTCCATTCCGTCCGTCGGATGTAAGCCCATGTAAAACCCCATAAACCCGGTTATGAGCAAAAACAGGATGAGTGTTCCAATGCCGATCCCAAGCCAAATGCGTTCATAGCGGGGGATGTCCATTTGATTCGCCCTTTCTCAATCCAAACTTTTTAAAGAGTCACGCTTATGTAGATATAGAAAACAATCAACCACATCGCCAATATGACTCCGCCAATGAATAAGACGGATACAAACGTCCCCCGTAAGTGTTCATCCTTATTTTTATCTACCTGATTCGCTTTATGTTGGTCTGGTGAACGATTCATGTTAGACTCAACACCATTCGTCATACAATATGTATCTGTCATTAACGTGCACAACGATCGATGAAAATATACAGTGATTCCTGTCTGAACAACAGATTGTGGAAATGGTAGGATTTAAAGTAATAGTACTGTTCATGTTGGAGGTGTCACAATGGGGAAACCGTTTGTCCATAAAATACTGACCGGAAAAGTGAAACAGCTGGGGACCCCTGATGCTCTGAATCGCATGGACAGACCGTGGAAGAGCGGCATGTTCAAGATAGAAACGGATGGCCCCCTTTGGCTGGAGAGAACGGGTCTTAAAGGAGATGAAGTGGCCGATAAGAAAAACCACGGTGGTCCGGAAAAAGCCGTTTTTGCGTATCCGATCAAACACTATGACTACTGGAAAAAAGATTTAGAGCTGGACTCGATCGATGTAGGGGCCATGGGTGAGAATCTGGCAGTACTTGACATGGATGAGTGTTCGGTGTGTGTCGGGGACACATACCAATTGGGCGATTCCATTATCCAAGTATCCCAGCCCCGGCGGCCGTGCTGGAAACCGGCAAGGAGATTTCGGGTCATAGATTTTGCATTAAGAATTCAAAACAGCGGCAGGACCGGCTGGTACTTCCGTGTTCTGAAAGAAGGTTACGTCCAATCAGGCATTGAATTGAAATTGATCGAACGGCCGCACCCAGAGTGGACGATCGCTGCGTGCAACGACGTCATGTATGTTCATAAAGACAACAGGCGACTAGCAGAAGAACTCGCAACGTGCGAACTGTTGTCTGAAAACTGGAGACGTTCATTAAAGAAACGGATCCTCGGCCAGTCCTCCTCGATAGAGCAGCGAGTGTTTGGACCAAATATCGGGTGAGGGACATCATGCCCCGAACACACGTCCTCTTTCGACGCCTAGAGGAGACGGGTCAGGTCAGAAGGTCCAATCTGATTGCTCGTCGTGATTCGGGATGAATTTAATACGCTATGAAGCGATACCCCATTCCCCTCACCGTTTCGATCCATTCCTCTTCACTCACGTGGCGCAGTTTTTCCCTCAGCTTCCCGATGTGGACGTCCACTGTCCGCTCTGTAACGACTTTGTCGAAATGGGGGTACAATTCGTCTAATATCTGGGTACGCTTTAAAATCTGGTTCGGGTGTTTCATCAAAAAGTGTAATAATTTAAATTCGTGATGGGTGAGGGTGAGAGGAGTTCCTTTAAAATGAGCTTCTCCTTTCAACGGTTTTAAGGTCAGTCCTCTGAACGTAATTTTTTGACAACGCTGCGCGGTGCGGCGAAACACCGTTTCCACCCTTACAACGAGCTCTTTCAGACTGAAGGGCTTCGTCACGTAATCGTCGGCCCCCATTTGCAACCCTTTGATGCGGTCTTTTTCTGAGGCTTTTGCGGTGAGCATAATAATCGGAACGTCACTCTTCATGTCACGCCTGATCCACTGGCATACGGCTTCCCCGCTTGTTTTGGGGAGCATCAAATCGATGATCACGAAACACGGATCCTCCTGTTTAAATTGCTTCTTTGCTTCAATACCATCGGCTGCTTCACTCACCTCGTAGCCGGCATTTTCCAAATACGCGCGTACAAGGTTCCTAATTTTAGCGTCGTCTTCCACAATTAAAATAGATTTGCCTTGCGTGTTCATCGCAAACCTCCGACGGTAAGCATCAAAACGTGAATACTAAAAAAGGGTTAAGCTACTATTACTTTACAACATTCTCGAAGACCTCTCCAAAGAGGAAAACAAAGGTTGCATAATATTCGTTTGTCGTGTAATATACATATACAGGTATAGGTATAAATCAAAAGGAGGTGAAACGAATGGCTGAACAGCCAAAAGGGACGACGATCATCCTTTTCAGCGGCGATATGGACAAAGCGATGGCTGCCTTTATCATTGCCAACGGAGCGGCATCGTTTGGTCACGACGTGACGATGTTCTTTACGTTCTGGGGGCTGAATGCGTTAAGGAAGGACGAACGCGTGCCGGTAAAGAAGGGGCTGTTAGAAAAGGCGTTTGGTAAATTGATGCCGCGAGGCGTGGAAAGGTTCGGTCTGTCCAAAATGAACTTTGCCGGCCTCGGCCCGAAATTGATCAAACATGTGATGAAAAAGCACCAGACGGCATCTTTGCCAGAACTAATCGAAATGGCAAAGGAACAAGGCGTGAAATTGGTAGCCTGCACGATGACGATGGATCTGCTCGGGCTGCAAAAAGAAGAGTTGATCGACGGCTTAGAGTACGGCGGTGTCGGAACTTACATCGGTGATGCATCAGAGCGCAATGTTAATTTGTTTATTTAAGTTCATGCAACAAGAGTCTCGTGGCAAATCGCCGCGTTAAAATTTGCGGCCAAATATACCTATACCCGTAAATGTATATGGCGATAAACGAGCGCTTCTGAAGGGAGGTCTCACAGTGAAAATATCGGTAGACAAAGTGTTAGACGCCAAAGGTCTGTCCTGTCCCATGCCCATTGTGAAAACAAAGAAGGCGATGGACCATCTCGCACCCGGACAGGTCGTGGAAGTCCAGGCGACCGACAGAGGGTCTTTGGCCGACATTCAGGCGTGGGCCAAAAGCACTGGACATCAGTACTTGGGAACGACAGAGGAAGGTGATGTCCTGAAACATTACGTGCGAAAAGCCAACCCGAATGAAGAGAAAAAGGAAGCGAAGCACCCGCATGTCGCCGATTTGGAGGAACTTCGCCAAAAACTCGAAGCTGGAGAGAAGTTCACCATACTCGATGTACGGGAACCGGCGGAATACGCCTTCGGTCACATTCCCGGAGCCATATCGATTCCGCTGGGAGAGTTAGAACAACGCCTTGACGAACTCAACCGGGAAGATGACATTTACGTCATTTGCCGCACCGGGAACCGCAGCGATGTAGCCGCCCAACTGTTGGCGCAATCTGGATTTAAAAAGGTGAAAAACACAGTGCCGGGAATGACAGAGTGGACCGGCCCGACGGAAAAAACAACATGATCATTTTGAAGGAGGTCTGTTTAACATGACGGTACAACCGATGAGTGCAGCACAGCTGACGAGGAAAGTTATAGACAAAGAACCGCTGTTTATTTTGGACGTGCGCAATGAACGTGAATTTGCCGATTGGAAAGTTGAAGGCGAGAATTTTCAGATACTCAACAAGCCTTACTTTGAGCTGTTGGATGGAGTCGATTCCGTCGCCCACCAACTTCCGCAAGAGGAAGACATTCTCGTCGTTTGCGCCAAAGAAGGGTCAGCCAAGTACGTCGCAGAACGACTTTGTGATGCCGGTTTTAAACGCTTGTCTTACTTGCAAGGCGGGATGAAGGCGTGGAGCGAGCATTTAGAACCGGTCAAAATAGGTGAACTGAGCGGTGGCGGATCGATTTACCAATTCGTCCGCCTCGGGAAAGGGTGCCTCTCCTACGTCATTGAAGCAGACGGCGAGGCGGCCATCGTCGATGCGAACCGCATGGTGGATGCTTACACGCAGTTTGCAAAGGACAACGGTTTGTCCATCCGGCACATTATCGACACTCACGTTCACGCCGATCACATTTCGGGCGGCCGACGACTGGCAAAACAGACGGGGGCTCTTTACTGGCTGCCGCCGAAAGATGCGGAAGAAGTGACCTTCGATTACCGTCCTTTAGTGGACGGAACGTCAATCGCCCTCGGTGGAGGAAAAGTGGAAATCAAGGCCGTGCACACGCCGGGACACACGATCGGCAGCACGTCGCTCATCGTAGACGGTAAGTACTTGTTGACGGGGGATCTCTTGTTTGTGGCGTCCATCGGCCGTCCCGACCTCGCCGGCAAGGCAAAGGAATGGGTCGACGATTTACGCCATACACTGTACGAAACGTACAGGCAACTGCCAGGTCACCTCGTTGTACTGCCGGCACATTTCAGTGACATGAGGGAGTTAAATCCCAACGGAAGCGTACAGGAGAAGCTGGGCGAACTTTACCGCCATAACAAAGGGCTTAGAATCGAAAGCGATGACGAATTTCGCGTCACCGTCACGGAAAACTTACCGCCCCGGCCGAATGCTTATCAAGAAATTCGTCAAGTGAACATGGGAAAACTCCATCCGAACGCAGATGAACAAAGTGAAATGGAAATCGGGCCAAACCATTGCGCCGTTCACGAGTAATGTTTGTCGAAAGGGAGGTTGCTAAGATGCACAGGGATAAAGTGTTGGATGCAAAAGGTCTGTCTTGCCCGATGCCCATCGTCAAAACGAAAAAAGCGATGGACAGCCTCCAGTCAGGACAAGTGCTTGAAGTCCAGACGACAGATAAGGGATCTAGAAGCGACTTGGCCGCTTGGGCCAAGTCGAGTGGGCACACCTTGCTGGAGACAAAGGAAGAAGACGGTGTACTCACGTTCTTTATTCGCAAAAGCTAAACGAGGGAAGGGCATCCGTGTAAGAAGGGTGCCCTTCGTTTGTAAACAAAGGAGGAGAGTCGATGGCGGCTGAACTTATTATGACAATTTTCGCTATCGGTTTTATCGGATCTTTTATCTCCGGCATGGTCGGAATTGGCGGGTCGATCATTAAGTATCCGTTGCTTTTGTACGTGCCGCCGCTTCTCGGTTTGGCCGCGTTCAACGCGCATGAAGTGTCCGGGATCAGTGCCGTCCAAGTCTTTTTCGCGACAATCGGGGGAGTCTGGGCATTTCGCAAAGGCGGGTACTTGAATAAAAGTCTAATCGCGTATATGGGTGTGAGCACTGTAACCGGAAGCTTTATTGGGGGTTACGGCTCCAAGTTTTTGAGCGGTGACGCCATTAACGTCACGTACGCCGTCCTAGCGTCCATTGCGGCCGCGATGATGTTCGTCCCGAAAAAGGGAATCGACGAGCAACCGCTTGACCAGGTGACATTCCACAAGCTGCTAGCTTCCGCCATCTCCCTCACTGTCGGCATCGCCGCCGGGGTCGTCGGAGCGGCAGGGGCCTTTATTTTAGTCCCGCTCATGCTCGTCGTCTTAAAAATTCCGACTCGCATGGCGATCGCCAGTTCATTGGCTATCACCTTCATTTCTTCCATTGGCACGACCGTCGGAAAAGTGGCCACGGGACAAGTGTTGTTCTGGCCGGCTGTCGTCATGGTCATCGCCAGTTTGATCGCTTCACCCCTCGGGGCTACTGTCAGTCAGAGAATGAACACGAAGTGGTTGCAAGGTATTTTAGCGGTATTAATATTGGCTACGGCGGTGAACATTTGGGTCGACGTTTTAAAGTAGAGCCCCACGAAGCGTTGTTTGTACTCGCAAATGAACTGAATATGGTGTGATCACTTCCCTTGGGACTCATTCGCACGACACGTGCCAATGTCATAAGGACGAGTAGCGCGCATTTTCAGGTTAAAGGTCTGTCGTGGTATACTGTAAGTGTACGGTATACCTCTGGGGGTAAGGCGTTCTGAAAGGAGTCATGCCATCATGGCCGGACACCGGTTTAAACCTGAACACGTTCAGAAGTTGCACGATCCAAAACGGGTTCAGCTCCTCCCTCAAGAAGAAATTATCCGAAACCTCTGTATCGCCCCAGGAGACCGGGTGGCTGATCTGGGAGCGGGGAGCGGCTACTTTACCTTACCGATCGCAAAAGCGACGCAAACCAACGTGTATGCCGTTGACATCGAACCGAAAATGTTAGATGAACTCAAACGGAGAGCTGCAGCGGCAAACATTCACCACATTCAATCCGTTGTGAGCGATCTGGAAGACATCCCGCTAAAAGACGACTCAGTGGACAAGGTCATGGCAGCTTTCGTTTTACACGAAGTAGGAAACTTATCAAACGCTTTACAAGAGATGAAACGCATCCTCAAGCCGGGAGGAAGAGGACTCGTGCTAGAGTGGGAAGCCGTGGACACGGACGTGGGGCCGCCGGTCGCCGATCGGTTACCATCTGCACAGCTTGAGCAAACGTTGCGCCGGCACGGGTTTGACACAGTGTTGACCCATCCGCACGAAGCGTATTACGTCGTTCAGTTCACGCTGGCGAAGGGAGGGGAAAACGATGCACTATACGGAAGACATGAAAAACCGGATCAAACGCATTGAGGGACAAGCCCGCGGCATCTTGCGCATGATGGAAGAAGATAAAGAGTGCCGGGATGTCGTCCATCAATTGTCCGCTGTGCGTTCGGCTGTGGACCGGGTCATCCTGTACATCGTCGGGACGAACATGGAAGCGTGCATCCGAGAGCAGTTGGAAAACGGGGGAGACACCGAAGAGGTCATTAAGGAAGCCGTCCAGCTACTTGTCAAAAGCCGTTGAGAGTGTGAAGAACCGCAGAAAACCGTCAGGGACATTGTGATGCTGCAACGTCCTTGACGGTTTTTTATATTGAGGGAATTCAACAGCGCAATTCAGGGATTTCCCCGATAGGCGCGAGTCCTCCGTCCGCTTAAGATGAAGTTAAGGTATCCCGCCAGACTGAATCAGTCACCGGTTTCGGGATAAACCGAGGAGTTACGTAAAGTTGAGAGGAGGCATCGGCTTATGCCCAATCCGCAGGTGGAGCACAAAGTGACAGAGAAGCGAAAATTGGACGAAAAAAGTCAACTGAAGGGCACTTTCGTTTCCGTGATGATACTGGGTGCCTTGATCATTGTGTGTTGGGTGGGCGTATGGATGCTGTATTTATCCCGTTAGGCAAGAAAGGAGAAAAGCGGACCCATGAACATGCCCAAGTATGAAAAAATTTGGTTGCTTTTTGGGACCGGCACACTGCTCGTCTTTTTAATTGTCGTGGGAATTAGTGCATTTTATATGGGCAATCAGCCGCCGAGCTGTGCCGTGACACTCGATCCGCAAAAAGTGGATGAAACGCCTCCGTTTGACAAGCCAGGTCTCAAACAAATCGGCGACAACGAATACCAACTGGATATCGTGGCTTCTGCCTTTGACTACGACGTCGGCGCCGAGGACAAATTGGTGCGCATCCCGAAAGGGGCGACGGTTCATTTTAATGCCACGACGAAAGACGTCGTTCACGGATTCCAATTAGTCGGGACAAACGTCAATATGATGCTTGAACCGGGATACGTCAGTACGTACTCCAATACGTTCGACAAACCCGGAAAGTACACCCTTCTATGCAACGAATACTGCGGCGTCGGGCACCACATGATGGCCGCGACGATTGAGGTGACAGAGTAATGAAACCGTCCATCAGGAGTATTCATGCCGCTGATGCCAAATTGACGATGGCCCATCTCTTTGTCGCTTTTGGGGCGCTGTTTATCGGGGCGACAGCCGGTTTGCTGCAGACTCTCGTCCGTACCGGGAAGTTCACACTTCCGGCCGGCATTGGGTACTATCAAATTTTGACCGTTCACGGCGTTCTCTTGGGCCTCGTGTTGACGACATTTTTCATCATCGGTTTTGTACTGGCCACACAGAGCAAAACAGCCGGGGCGTACA includes the following:
- a CDS encoding methyl-accepting chemotaxis protein, coding for MKLGEHVHKWLRNYGLRVRMVGAFGLISLITYGVTAFCLLVVRQWFPETMNDGVYTLIVLILGIGWSLVFAWMVTTYLLIRPLRKLQETVNRGSTGNLTERYDGDENNEFGQLGKNFNEMMDSFSNIVESIHEHFTETADNVARLTENAKQTAESTGYMQQTIEEISKGAERQAEASQVTAQSMEEIHRQGERITAHTRHSSELSRGMYDSLERNARVVKALVEGMRTIAKESDVSIQTVKDLENRAKDIGRITRTVDEIARQTQLLALNASIEAERAGEHGHGFAVVATEVRKLANESQEAVKQVRSLINEMQEKTSRVVEQITMQADSAVEEASRGEEAEAALEDVTHSVQQVMEAIQSIAQEVETQQQSVQKTLDEAENVAAVSEETSAGAQEMAASSEEQLSRVKEIGNMASSLASAVDRLQHVISRFKWQADRD
- a CDS encoding c-type cytochrome: MYRLRWFLGLVAVVLLFVAGCSSDSGETSDDAESAEDNTGAAATANAEEIYSGNCASCHGGNLEGGMGPSLETVGANMSESEIADVIQNGRGQMPAMSQLQDDEVQELASWLAEKK
- a CDS encoding cbb3-type cytochrome c oxidase subunit I gives rise to the protein MSESTTARETGDTLAKHRFDPRDRHLILAHVGIAVGALLIGAVAGLLQVVERAGWVQLPGGINYYQMLTVHGVLLALVFTTFFIFAYLYAGLARTLDGQLIQSSRTLAWIGYGMMTLGTVLALVHILTNDASVLYTFYPPLHAAPWFYVGLALLVVGSWLASVVVILNYIRWRKKNKGEHSPLFAYMALAIVILWLHASLFVAIEVVVQLIPWAFGWVDRVNVSLSRTLFWYFGHALVYFWLLPAYIYWYVNIPQIIGGKIFSSSLPRLTFILFILFSIPVGLHHQLNDPGVESFWKYLQVTLTMAVVVPTLITAFSILATFEMTGRDKGAKGLFGWVKKLPWKDVRFFTPFVAMAIFIVGGAGGVVQASYQLNQLVHNTWFITGHFHMTLASTVGLTYFAALYWMIPIMRNRKLTPGLNRLGIIQTVT
- a CDS encoding MOSC domain-containing protein — translated: MGKPFVHKILTGKVKQLGTPDALNRMDRPWKSGMFKIETDGPLWLERTGLKGDEVADKKNHGGPEKAVFAYPIKHYDYWKKDLELDSIDVGAMGENLAVLDMDECSVCVGDTYQLGDSIIQVSQPRRPCWKPARRFRVIDFALRIQNSGRTGWYFRVLKEGYVQSGIELKLIERPHPEWTIAACNDVMYVHKDNRRLAEELATCELLSENWRRSLKKRILGQSSSIEQRVFGPNIG
- a CDS encoding response regulator transcription factor, encoding MNTQGKSILIVEDDAKIRNLVRAYLENAGYEVSEAADGIEAKKQFKQEDPCFVIIDLMLPKTSGEAVCQWIRRDMKSDVPIIMLTAKASEKDRIKGLQMGADDYVTKPFSLKELVVRVETVFRRTAQRCQKITFRGLTLKPLKGEAHFKGTPLTLTHHEFKLLHFLMKHPNQILKRTQILDELYPHFDKVVTERTVDVHIGKLREKLRHVSEEEWIETVRGMGYRFIAY
- a CDS encoding DsrE/DsrF/DrsH-like family protein, whose protein sequence is MAEQPKGTTIILFSGDMDKAMAAFIIANGAASFGHDVTMFFTFWGLNALRKDERVPVKKGLLEKAFGKLMPRGVERFGLSKMNFAGLGPKLIKHVMKKHQTASLPELIEMAKEQGVKLVACTMTMDLLGLQKEELIDGLEYGGVGTYIGDASERNVNLFI
- a CDS encoding sulfurtransferase TusA family protein: MKISVDKVLDAKGLSCPMPIVKTKKAMDHLAPGQVVEVQATDRGSLADIQAWAKSTGHQYLGTTEEGDVLKHYVRKANPNEEKKEAKHPHVADLEELRQKLEAGEKFTILDVREPAEYAFGHIPGAISIPLGELEQRLDELNREDDIYVICRTGNRSDVAAQLLAQSGFKKVKNTVPGMTEWTGPTEKTT
- a CDS encoding MBL fold metallo-hydrolase, whose protein sequence is MTVQPMSAAQLTRKVIDKEPLFILDVRNEREFADWKVEGENFQILNKPYFELLDGVDSVAHQLPQEEDILVVCAKEGSAKYVAERLCDAGFKRLSYLQGGMKAWSEHLEPVKIGELSGGGSIYQFVRLGKGCLSYVIEADGEAAIVDANRMVDAYTQFAKDNGLSIRHIIDTHVHADHISGGRRLAKQTGALYWLPPKDAEEVTFDYRPLVDGTSIALGGGKVEIKAVHTPGHTIGSTSLIVDGKYLLTGDLLFVASIGRPDLAGKAKEWVDDLRHTLYETYRQLPGHLVVLPAHFSDMRELNPNGSVQEKLGELYRHNKGLRIESDDEFRVTVTENLPPRPNAYQEIRQVNMGKLHPNADEQSEMEIGPNHCAVHE
- a CDS encoding sulfurtransferase TusA family protein; this translates as MHRDKVLDAKGLSCPMPIVKTKKAMDSLQSGQVLEVQTTDKGSRSDLAAWAKSSGHTLLETKEEDGVLTFFIRKS
- a CDS encoding sulfite exporter TauE/SafE family protein produces the protein MAAELIMTIFAIGFIGSFISGMVGIGGSIIKYPLLLYVPPLLGLAAFNAHEVSGISAVQVFFATIGGVWAFRKGGYLNKSLIAYMGVSTVTGSFIGGYGSKFLSGDAINVTYAVLASIAAAMMFVPKKGIDEQPLDQVTFHKLLASAISLTVGIAAGVVGAAGAFILVPLMLVVLKIPTRMAIASSLAITFISSIGTTVGKVATGQVLFWPAVVMVIASLIASPLGATVSQRMNTKWLQGILAVLILATAVNIWVDVLK
- a CDS encoding class I SAM-dependent methyltransferase, which encodes MAGHRFKPEHVQKLHDPKRVQLLPQEEIIRNLCIAPGDRVADLGAGSGYFTLPIAKATQTNVYAVDIEPKMLDELKRRAAAANIHHIQSVVSDLEDIPLKDDSVDKVMAAFVLHEVGNLSNALQEMKRILKPGGRGLVLEWEAVDTDVGPPVADRLPSAQLEQTLRRHGFDTVLTHPHEAYYVVQFTLAKGGENDALYGRHEKPDQTH
- a CDS encoding metal-sensitive transcriptional regulator, which encodes MHYTEDMKNRIKRIEGQARGILRMMEEDKECRDVVHQLSAVRSAVDRVILYIVGTNMEACIREQLENGGDTEEVIKEAVQLLVKSR
- a CDS encoding cytochrome c oxidase subunit 2A, which encodes MPNPQVEHKVTEKRKLDEKSQLKGTFVSVMILGALIIVCWVGVWMLYLSR
- a CDS encoding cytochrome c oxidase subunit II encodes the protein MNMPKYEKIWLLFGTGTLLVFLIVVGISAFYMGNQPPSCAVTLDPQKVDETPPFDKPGLKQIGDNEYQLDIVASAFDYDVGAEDKLVRIPKGATVHFNATTKDVVHGFQLVGTNVNMMLEPGYVSTYSNTFDKPGKYTLLCNEYCGVGHHMMAATIEVTE